Proteins from a single region of Noviherbaspirillum saxi:
- a CDS encoding DUF2894 domain-containing protein: MDAPLESSVDFNALIASLRAAGADRFDPVRLHYIEVLARRASAHRGSVKRMLDAKLAQALAVFKERFDQAQCEASETVARSVQQYPHAADDLQRLFVAGDFKGLRQFIATLQAREQSASLGALVRRLERHSPENADARLRGNAGSRPELKTIRDFRNTWSKLSVDKQVAQALEQAPTNAGPINSHMLVLRSLALMRDISPDYLNRFMSYADTLLCLDQYEKEKLGSPKKHQIAKAAKK, from the coding sequence ATGGATGCGCCACTGGAATCATCCGTTGATTTCAACGCGCTGATCGCTTCCCTGCGCGCGGCAGGTGCGGACCGGTTTGACCCTGTGCGCTTGCACTATATTGAAGTGCTGGCCAGGCGCGCAAGTGCGCATCGGGGAAGCGTCAAACGCATGCTCGACGCCAAACTGGCGCAAGCGCTGGCGGTGTTTAAAGAACGCTTTGATCAAGCGCAATGCGAAGCCAGCGAAACCGTCGCCCGAAGTGTGCAGCAATATCCGCATGCGGCCGACGATCTGCAGCGTCTCTTTGTCGCCGGTGATTTCAAAGGATTACGGCAATTTATCGCCACTCTGCAGGCCCGCGAACAATCCGCATCTTTGGGCGCGCTGGTGCGCCGGCTTGAGCGACATTCTCCGGAAAATGCGGATGCGCGTCTGAGGGGGAATGCCGGATCGCGTCCCGAACTGAAGACCATACGGGATTTCAGAAACACCTGGTCAAAACTGAGCGTTGACAAACAGGTAGCACAGGCACTTGAGCAAGCGCCAACGAATGCCGGACCGATTAATTCCCACATGCTGGTGCTGCGCTCACTAGCATTGATGCGTGATATCTCACCTGATTATCTCAACCGGTTTATGTCTTATGCAGATACTTTGTTATGTCTCGATCAATATGAGAAGGAAAAGCTGGGAAGTCCTAAAAAACATCAGATAGCGAAGGCGGCAAAAAAATAA
- a CDS encoding OmpA family protein, translated as MNDSVDDSDAGVEHAAQVWPAFGDLMSSLLGAFVLLLVGVVAVQMELTSHLQDEVKKRQLEEQRRMSLEKALAIPLATGRITLNNGRIGISGQVLFTPNSDQLQPDGRQLLNSLVTPLRAYLAARDEMLMVSGFTDDKRIRSGPFADNWELSAQRALTVTRTLIEEGMPSSMVFAAAFGSEQPVQPNTDDAARAQNRRVEMAPVPKTANAKNAAT; from the coding sequence ATGAATGACAGCGTGGATGACAGCGATGCTGGCGTGGAACACGCCGCGCAGGTCTGGCCCGCTTTTGGCGATCTGATGTCGAGCCTGCTGGGCGCTTTTGTGCTGCTATTGGTGGGTGTGGTGGCCGTCCAGATGGAATTGACATCGCATCTTCAAGACGAAGTGAAAAAGCGCCAGCTCGAAGAACAGCGCCGCATGAGCCTGGAAAAAGCGCTGGCGATTCCGTTGGCCACGGGGCGCATCACCTTGAACAATGGGCGCATTGGCATCAGCGGCCAGGTACTGTTCACGCCCAATTCAGACCAGTTGCAGCCTGATGGCCGGCAACTGTTGAATAGCCTTGTCACACCACTGCGGGCTTATCTGGCGGCACGTGATGAAATGCTCATGGTGAGCGGTTTTACCGATGACAAGCGCATACGGAGCGGCCCGTTTGCGGACAATTGGGAATTGTCCGCCCAGCGCGCTTTGACAGTCACCCGTACCTTGATCGAGGAAGGAATGCCGTCTTCCATGGTATTTGCAGCAGCCTTTGGTTCCGAGCAGCCGGTACAGCCAAACACCGATGACGCGGCGCGTGCGCAAAACCGACGAGTGGAAATGGCGCCCGTGCCGAAAACCGCCAATGCCAAAAATGCCGCTACATGA
- the blaOXA gene encoding class D beta-lactamase produces MKPLIRLLGAIAVSCIALAVSAVHAATPLQQTDIAAVFKQENLEGTFVLLNAQNGEIVRHNPERSRQRFLPASTFKIPNTLIALESGVAIGPDFALTWNAQADPRQSWWPAVWAQDHTLRTALPNSVVWFYKEIARRVGPERMQSYLNRMGYGNGDISGGIDQFWLSGGLGISAEEQVHFLHRFYFGKLGVSERTTRVVKDLLVLENTPQYRLSGKTGWAALEDKSKPQTGWLVGYLEREGQVYFYATNIEIRKDEDAAARHRITKTILRNLGLLQ; encoded by the coding sequence ATGAAACCACTGATCCGATTGCTTGGGGCAATCGCAGTTAGCTGCATCGCGCTCGCAGTGTCCGCCGTTCATGCGGCAACCCCACTGCAGCAAACCGATATTGCCGCCGTCTTCAAGCAGGAAAATCTGGAAGGGACCTTTGTGCTCCTGAACGCCCAGAACGGCGAGATCGTACGACACAACCCTGAAAGGTCGAGGCAACGCTTTCTTCCGGCATCCACCTTCAAAATCCCGAACACCTTGATCGCATTGGAATCTGGCGTCGCAATCGGGCCTGATTTCGCGCTGACCTGGAACGCCCAAGCCGACCCGCGTCAGTCGTGGTGGCCGGCCGTTTGGGCGCAGGATCACACGCTGCGAACGGCACTGCCGAATTCGGTGGTCTGGTTCTACAAGGAAATCGCACGGCGTGTCGGTCCAGAACGCATGCAGTCATACCTGAATCGCATGGGCTATGGCAACGGGGATATATCCGGCGGTATTGACCAGTTCTGGCTTAGTGGGGGCCTGGGTATCTCGGCAGAGGAACAAGTGCACTTCCTGCATCGCTTCTATTTCGGAAAGCTGGGTGTATCGGAACGCACGACGCGCGTGGTCAAGGATCTCCTGGTCCTCGAAAATACGCCGCAATACCGGCTGAGCGGCAAGACCGGATGGGCTGCACTGGAAGACAAGAGCAAGCCGCAAACAGGATGGCTTGTCGGCTATCTGGAGCGGGAAGGCCAAGTATATTTTTACGCGACTAATATCGAAATTCGGAAGGATGAAGATGCAGCGGCACGGCACCGGATTACGAAGACTATCCTGCGCAATCTCGGCTTGCTGCAATAA
- a CDS encoding DUF802 domain-containing protein, giving the protein MNRHLFTVAFFLGALGIVWVGAGFIDSSFLALAMTSIIGAVYVFGALELRQFRQATSTLTTALAAIPANLTDLAGLDKWLVGVHPSLQNSVRLRIEGERVGLPGPALTPYLVGLLVMLGMLGTFLGMVVTLKGAVFALEKTTDLQAIRSALAVPVSGLGLAFGTSVAGVAASAMLGLMSAFSRRERMLTAQLLDTKIATVLRRFSLIHQRQETFRALQLQSQALPAVVDKLQAMMTQMEGMSNQLNQRLLSNQEAFHSNVKGVYTDLACAVDKSLRESLSQSAQAAGESIKPVVEAAMSGIARESTAMHERMADTVQMQLDGLSARFGATAATVAETWTAALNSHEQASAGIVTGVGRALEAFNETFEQRAGALVATVGEAYASLQTDQAERDKQRQQAWAQSLEAVTAALTHELQQTSAQTLSQQQKICDTLTRTAQDITEHAQISASNTLVETTRLIACAEELMRARITSETQWMEQHRERMDQLTNMLRSELGALKDEEALRGNAAVERLDQLQNALQTALTSHLTTLGTALEEPITQLIQTASEAPRAAAEVIGQLRQEISNSVARDNELLEERSRIMETLNALLNAINHASLEQRGVIDSLVASSAAALDAAGSAFSDNVTTEATKLADVAAHVTSSAVDVSSLSEAFGFAVQSFNDANEKLIANLQRIEGAMDKSMSRSDEQLAYYVAQAREIIDLSMASQKEVLEELRQLPAKQTMVAEEVR; this is encoded by the coding sequence ATGAATAGACATTTATTTACAGTCGCCTTCTTCCTGGGCGCACTTGGGATTGTTTGGGTCGGTGCCGGATTTATCGACTCCAGTTTTCTGGCGCTGGCAATGACAAGCATTATTGGCGCAGTCTATGTATTTGGCGCGCTCGAACTGCGCCAGTTTCGTCAAGCGACATCCACCTTGACAACCGCGCTGGCGGCGATTCCTGCAAACCTCACCGACCTCGCAGGCCTCGATAAGTGGCTGGTCGGCGTGCATCCTTCACTGCAAAATTCCGTGCGATTGCGCATCGAGGGCGAACGTGTCGGCTTGCCCGGCCCCGCCCTCACGCCATATCTGGTCGGGCTGCTCGTAATGTTGGGGATGCTCGGTACGTTTCTGGGAATGGTCGTCACTCTCAAGGGTGCAGTCTTTGCGCTCGAAAAAACAACCGATCTGCAGGCGATCCGCTCCGCACTTGCAGTGCCGGTCTCGGGATTGGGGTTGGCGTTCGGCACCTCGGTGGCGGGGGTTGCCGCATCGGCGATGCTGGGCTTGATGTCGGCGTTCAGTCGGCGCGAAAGAATGCTGACAGCGCAATTGCTGGACACCAAAATTGCCACAGTGTTGCGCCGCTTTTCACTCATCCATCAGCGTCAGGAAACCTTCAGGGCGCTGCAGTTGCAATCTCAGGCCTTGCCCGCGGTAGTGGATAAATTGCAGGCGATGATGACGCAGATGGAAGGCATGAGCAACCAGTTGAACCAGCGCTTGCTCAGCAATCAAGAAGCTTTTCACAGCAATGTCAAAGGCGTCTATACCGACCTGGCATGCGCAGTGGATAAATCCCTGCGCGAGAGCTTGAGCCAAAGCGCGCAGGCTGCCGGCGAAAGCATCAAGCCCGTGGTCGAAGCTGCGATGAGTGGGATCGCGCGTGAATCGACGGCGATGCACGAACGCATGGCCGATACAGTGCAGATGCAACTCGACGGACTTTCTGCGCGGTTCGGCGCTACCGCCGCTACCGTGGCCGAAACCTGGACGGCGGCACTCAATAGTCACGAACAGGCAAGCGCCGGCATCGTCACGGGTGTGGGCCGCGCGCTGGAGGCATTCAACGAAACATTCGAGCAGCGTGCAGGCGCTCTCGTGGCCACAGTTGGCGAGGCCTACGCCAGCCTGCAGACCGATCAGGCAGAACGCGACAAACAGCGACAGCAGGCCTGGGCGCAGTCGTTGGAAGCAGTGACGGCGGCGCTCACTCATGAATTGCAGCAAACGAGCGCGCAAACGCTTTCTCAACAGCAGAAAATCTGCGACACCTTGACCCGGACCGCGCAAGACATTACCGAACATGCGCAGATCAGCGCCAGCAATACGCTGGTCGAAACAACGCGCTTGATCGCGTGCGCCGAAGAATTGATGCGCGCCCGCATTACCTCTGAAACGCAGTGGATGGAGCAACATCGCGAACGCATGGATCAACTGACTAACATGTTGCGTAGCGAACTCGGCGCGCTCAAAGATGAAGAAGCCTTGCGTGGCAATGCAGCGGTTGAACGGCTGGATCAATTGCAAAATGCGTTGCAAACTGCGCTGACAAGTCATTTGACAACCCTTGGCACCGCGCTGGAAGAACCAATCACGCAGCTCATCCAGACAGCCTCGGAAGCGCCACGTGCCGCGGCAGAAGTGATTGGGCAATTACGTCAGGAAATATCCAACAGTGTGGCACGCGACAACGAACTGCTTGAGGAACGCAGCCGTATTATGGAAACACTCAACGCACTGCTCAATGCGATCAATCATGCTTCCCTTGAACAGCGTGGCGTGATCGATTCCCTGGTCGCGTCCTCCGCGGCGGCACTCGACGCGGCCGGCAGCGCGTTTTCAGACAATGTAACCACCGAAGCCACCAAGCTGGCCGACGTTGCCGCACACGTCACCAGCAGCGCTGTCGACGTATCGAGCCTGAGCGAAGCCTTTGGTTTTGCCGTGCAATCGTTCAATGACGCCAATGAAAAACTGATCGCCAACCTGCAGCGCATTGAAGGCGCGATGGACAAATCCATGTCGAGAAGCGACGAGCAACTCGCCTATTACGTGGCCCAGGCACGTGAAATCATTGATCTGAGCATGGCGTCGCAAAAAGAAGTCCTTGAAGAGCTGCGCCAGTTGCCGGCAAAGCAAACCATGGTTGCCGAAGAGGTCAGGTAA
- a CDS encoding DUF3348 domain-containing protein: protein MTRALARTNFHSSKLIRCLADLAIVDAGGGGNAFAEKLGQWIHFADAITLSAVHNDSIARPPKTQPEAQSAEGVAAGVEFDRIQAILVNSITKSFSPNLGKTHIQLPTPTLELPMDLGTAYVPYRRFYEAHQRDMELGVQPLRTNVREALAKASPRLRKLADLDATLEKILRERESKLLSKVPALLKKRFEQLFKTHQQNLIDTQQADNPAGWTQAGGWLARFCSDMQMLLLAEIELRLQPTMGLLEAFKQDTQ, encoded by the coding sequence ATGACGCGAGCATTAGCGCGTACAAATTTCCACAGTTCGAAGCTCATTCGCTGTCTCGCTGACCTGGCCATTGTAGATGCTGGCGGTGGCGGGAATGCATTTGCAGAAAAGCTGGGCCAGTGGATCCACTTTGCCGACGCAATCACCCTGTCTGCCGTGCACAACGACAGCATTGCAAGGCCGCCAAAAACGCAGCCCGAAGCGCAATCTGCGGAGGGTGTCGCCGCCGGTGTCGAATTCGACCGGATACAGGCGATCCTGGTAAATTCGATCACGAAGAGTTTCTCGCCCAACCTGGGCAAGACGCACATACAGTTGCCCACCCCTACACTTGAGCTTCCGATGGACCTCGGGACTGCGTATGTGCCGTATCGTCGGTTTTACGAAGCGCATCAGCGCGACATGGAATTGGGCGTTCAGCCTCTGCGGACCAACGTCCGGGAAGCGCTGGCAAAGGCGTCGCCAAGGCTCAGGAAACTTGCCGACCTGGACGCGACGCTTGAGAAGATACTGCGCGAGCGCGAGAGTAAGTTGCTCTCGAAGGTGCCAGCGCTTCTTAAAAAACGTTTTGAGCAATTGTTCAAAACACATCAACAGAACCTTATTGATACTCAGCAGGCAGACAACCCTGCCGGTTGGACGCAAGCAGGAGGTTGGCTGGCGCGCTTTTGCAGTGACATGCAAATGCTGTTGCTGGCTGAAATAGAGCTTCGCTTGCAACCGACGATGGGCCTCCTTGAAGCATTCAAACAAGATACGCAATGA
- a CDS encoding DUF692 domain-containing protein produces MSMCQSLTVGLGLKPAHYEEALACSVQGLWFEVHPENYFVDGGPRIAWLQAIRSRHPISLHGVALSLAADCPPDPAHLQRLLDLARRVEPTLISEHLAWSNWRGTYHPDLLPFPRSGEALGRIVDNIGRTQDVLGCRIAVENPAHYLRIDGHAWDEIDFLAEIVRRSGCGLLLDINNVYVGACNLGYSAADYIDRFPAEAVMEVHLAGYTEDRQFGADLLIDSHDAPVAETVWNLYERFIARAGRCPTLIERDDKLPEFSVMLAERDRAHAVLQRALEEANR; encoded by the coding sequence ATGTCGATGTGTCAATCGCTCACCGTTGGCCTCGGCCTCAAGCCCGCCCACTACGAAGAGGCCCTTGCCTGCTCGGTGCAAGGGCTGTGGTTCGAGGTCCATCCGGAAAATTATTTCGTTGACGGAGGACCACGCATCGCATGGCTGCAAGCCATTCGCAGCCGACACCCGATATCACTGCACGGTGTTGCCCTTTCGCTAGCGGCGGATTGCCCGCCTGACCCGGCGCACCTGCAGCGGCTTCTCGATCTTGCGCGGCGCGTCGAGCCGACGCTGATTTCCGAGCATCTGGCGTGGTCGAACTGGCGCGGCACCTATCATCCGGATCTGCTCCCGTTTCCGCGTTCCGGCGAAGCGCTTGGACGCATAGTCGATAACATCGGACGCACGCAGGATGTGCTCGGATGTCGGATCGCCGTTGAAAACCCCGCCCACTACCTGCGTATCGATGGCCACGCTTGGGACGAGATCGATTTTCTAGCCGAGATAGTACGCCGGAGCGGTTGTGGCCTGCTCCTCGATATCAACAATGTCTATGTGGGGGCATGCAACCTTGGTTATTCGGCTGCCGATTATATCGACCGTTTTCCCGCCGAGGCGGTGATGGAAGTGCACCTCGCCGGATACACGGAAGACAGGCAGTTTGGCGCTGACTTGTTGATCGATTCGCATGATGCTCCGGTTGCCGAAACAGTCTGGAATCTATATGAACGCTTTATCGCCCGTGCCGGCAGATGCCCCACGCTAATCGAGCGCGACGACAAGTTGCCCGAATTTTCCGTCATGCTAGCCGAACGCGATCGTGCGCATGCCGTGCTGCAGCGAGCGCTGGAGGAGGCTAATCGATGA
- a CDS encoding DNA-binding domain-containing protein produces the protein MNIPMNIHYTLSGFQAALSNALFASDTNTENGTALAALTEQPGFSVYRNTVNKGCIDAMQANYPTVAKLVGEEWFRAAAALYLQEHKPQDARLLFYGEHFPHFLENFPPADDLPYLSGVAQLDRFWIESHTSADDTALDPVCLSSLKPDTLALAVLQPRASCRWKWFDDIPVYTIWQRNRETDDAGSDPVWQGEGALLVRQAAAVRSTAISAAHCSFLDACAAGEPLASAAAAAQAKQGDVDLAKLIATLLDAGAFCIPAPYVPTTKKETP, from the coding sequence ATGAACATCCCGATGAACATCCACTACACACTCAGTGGCTTTCAGGCAGCCTTGTCAAATGCATTGTTTGCGTCCGATACGAATACCGAAAACGGTACCGCGCTGGCAGCGCTGACAGAGCAGCCGGGTTTTTCCGTCTATCGCAATACGGTCAACAAAGGCTGTATCGACGCGATGCAAGCCAATTACCCCACGGTGGCGAAGCTGGTGGGAGAGGAGTGGTTCCGTGCCGCTGCCGCGCTTTATCTGCAAGAACACAAGCCACAGGACGCTCGCCTCTTGTTTTACGGTGAGCATTTCCCGCACTTCCTTGAAAACTTTCCGCCCGCGGATGACCTACCCTACCTTTCCGGTGTCGCGCAACTTGATCGCTTTTGGATCGAAAGTCATACCTCCGCGGACGATACGGCGCTCGATCCAGTCTGCCTGTCGTCCCTGAAGCCGGATACGCTGGCGCTTGCCGTTTTGCAACCGCGCGCTTCATGTCGCTGGAAATGGTTTGACGACATCCCCGTCTACACGATCTGGCAACGCAATCGCGAAACTGACGACGCCGGCAGCGATCCTGTCTGGCAGGGCGAAGGTGCTCTACTCGTCCGCCAAGCGGCCGCGGTTCGCTCGACTGCAATCAGCGCAGCCCACTGCTCGTTTCTCGATGCCTGCGCAGCAGGCGAACCACTGGCAAGCGCGGCAGCAGCAGCCCAGGCGAAACAAGGCGATGTCGATCTTGCGAAACTGATCGCGACGCTGCTGGATGCAGGGGCATTTTGTATTCCTGCACCCTATGTACCCACGACGAAAAAGGAGACACCATGA
- a CDS encoding DoxX family protein, which produces MNTPTLNAMQTTRPDGLPARWSGMIDQCERLVGHSLLALINRVAIASIFFLSGRTKVDGFLMVNESAITLFRDEYKLPLVPPELAAHAAAYAETVFPILLILGLCTRLSALALLAMTAVIQIFVYPDAWPTHLSWAGALLYLLGRGGGYWSLDRLLVLHRR; this is translated from the coding sequence ATGAATACGCCGACATTGAACGCAATGCAAACCACGCGACCGGACGGCCTGCCAGCACGATGGAGCGGTATGATAGACCAATGCGAGAGGCTGGTTGGTCACTCCCTGCTGGCCCTCATCAACCGCGTTGCGATCGCGTCGATATTCTTCCTGTCCGGACGCACTAAAGTCGATGGTTTTCTGATGGTAAATGAAAGCGCAATCACGCTTTTCCGGGACGAATACAAACTACCGCTGGTACCTCCCGAGCTTGCCGCACATGCGGCAGCGTATGCCGAAACCGTATTTCCGATCTTACTGATCCTGGGATTGTGCACTCGGTTGTCCGCACTCGCATTGCTCGCCATGACGGCTGTCATACAGATTTTTGTGTATCCGGATGCCTGGCCCACCCATCTTTCCTGGGCCGGCGCTTTGCTGTATCTGCTCGGCCGCGGCGGCGGATATTGGTCCCTTGATCGCTTACTTGTCTTGCATCGGCGATAA
- a CDS encoding UbiD family decarboxylase, with the protein MTLSTSPGHQDFHQFLQHYRDKHSDDVLTVKEEISTDQDATAVVWELASQGKHPLLVFENVKDLGAQLVTNIFASRERIGRMLGVDAAGIHQEYQARSRRMMPPRLVQSGPIVDTVEQRQIDLTTLPIIKHFATDRCPYITNSILVAEHPDTGVGNVSYHRSMLHSKTEIATSLHSRGHLWRLLQIAKERGKPLPVAMVIGAHPLFMLAGAARLPFGVDERDVAGGLFGAPLDVIRTPKYGIAVPAYAEIVLEGVIDPEAKVEEGPFGEFTGYSSDRSTNNLFRVESVLRRRDAILVDVVGGNSAEHLNLGRVPRESEMVEKLKERFPGVTAVHYPSSGTHFHAYVALKQMRAGEARQVMLGLLGWDPYLKTVIAVDSDVDITRDEEVLWAVATHLQPHLDVVIVDGLPGSALDPSASGAGTTSRMGLDATRGPNFDGIRAQIGPEKMQRAMQILSGVRM; encoded by the coding sequence ATGACTCTGTCAACTTCTCCAGGCCACCAGGATTTTCATCAATTCCTGCAGCATTACCGGGACAAGCATTCCGACGACGTACTCACCGTCAAGGAAGAAATCAGTACCGACCAGGATGCGACCGCCGTCGTGTGGGAACTTGCGTCGCAAGGAAAACATCCGCTGCTCGTATTTGAAAACGTGAAGGATCTGGGCGCGCAACTGGTGACCAATATCTTTGCGTCGCGCGAAAGAATAGGCCGCATGCTCGGTGTCGACGCCGCCGGCATTCACCAGGAATATCAGGCACGCAGCCGGCGTATGATGCCGCCGCGCCTGGTGCAAAGCGGCCCCATCGTCGATACCGTCGAGCAACGCCAGATCGATCTGACTACGCTACCCATCATCAAGCATTTTGCAACTGACCGCTGCCCATACATCACCAATTCCATTCTGGTAGCGGAACATCCGGATACCGGCGTCGGTAATGTCAGCTACCATCGTTCGATGCTGCATTCGAAGACGGAGATTGCGACCAGTCTGCATTCGCGCGGCCATCTGTGGCGCCTGTTGCAGATCGCGAAGGAACGCGGCAAACCCTTGCCAGTGGCGATGGTCATCGGGGCGCATCCCTTATTCATGCTGGCCGGCGCGGCCCGTCTTCCGTTCGGTGTTGATGAACGGGATGTCGCGGGTGGCTTGTTCGGTGCCCCGCTGGACGTGATCCGCACGCCGAAATATGGGATTGCCGTCCCGGCCTATGCCGAGATCGTGCTGGAAGGCGTGATCGATCCCGAAGCCAAGGTGGAAGAGGGACCGTTCGGAGAATTCACCGGTTATTCGTCGGATCGCTCGACCAATAACCTGTTCCGCGTCGAATCCGTGCTGCGCCGGCGCGATGCGATCCTGGTGGACGTGGTCGGAGGCAATTCTGCCGAGCACCTCAATCTTGGCCGGGTGCCGCGCGAATCCGAGATGGTTGAAAAGCTCAAGGAACGCTTCCCGGGCGTGACGGCTGTCCACTATCCGAGTTCGGGCACGCATTTTCATGCCTATGTCGCATTGAAGCAGATGCGCGCCGGCGAAGCACGTCAGGTGATGTTGGGTTTGCTTGGCTGGGACCCGTATCTGAAGACGGTTATCGCGGTCGATTCCGACGTCGATATTACGCGCGACGAAGAAGTCCTGTGGGCGGTCGCAACCCATCTGCAGCCACATTTAGATGTGGTGATCGTGGATGGCTTGCCAGGCAGTGCGCTGGATCCCTCGGCGTCCGGTGCCGGCACGACCTCGCGGATGGGGCTGGATGCCACGCGTGGGCCGAACTTCGACGGCATACGTGCGCAGATCGGACCGGAAAAGATGCAGCGGGCGATGCAGATACTGTCGGGTGTGAGAATGTGA